One region of Streptococcus parasanguinis genomic DNA includes:
- a CDS encoding ABC transporter permease — MLKLIKIELFKLFAGKKIFYVFGGFVCVISLLILYLRMVAPESSFGNVFKTSSDTFSIFALIVGVIVALVPFYQEIQQKTIKSLLVTPVKRVEILFSKLLASIFTSFLILVVLSLTSFIATTLLFGFFKVGAYSSSADNMLTFTAGFIQIITTFFTTIFYSTTIICLFLITNSLSSTLVGVVLLRGLGELISRSLLDQNNLLLSFSPLGVLNILNPVSKNISIISYTIQLLLTVIYSIVIFYIDTKLFENKEF, encoded by the coding sequence ATGCTTAAATTAATAAAGATTGAGTTGTTCAAATTATTTGCTGGGAAAAAGATTTTCTATGTTTTTGGAGGGTTTGTTTGTGTCATTTCCCTATTGATACTGTATCTAAGAATGGTTGCACCAGAATCTTCATTTGGAAATGTTTTTAAAACCTCCAGCGATACATTTTCGATATTTGCTTTGATAGTAGGAGTTATAGTAGCATTAGTACCGTTTTATCAAGAAATTCAGCAAAAAACAATTAAATCATTGTTAGTCACACCGGTTAAACGAGTAGAAATTTTGTTTTCAAAATTGTTAGCATCTATTTTTACCTCATTCTTAATTTTAGTTGTTTTAAGTTTAACATCTTTTATAGCGACAACATTACTATTTGGATTTTTTAAAGTTGGAGCTTACTCTTCATCTGCAGATAATATGCTTACTTTTACGGCCGGATTCATTCAAATTATTACAACGTTTTTTACAACTATTTTTTATAGTACTACAATTATTTGTTTATTTTTGATAACAAATTCTTTATCGAGTACCCTAGTTGGAGTTGTTTTGTTAAGAGGTTTAGGAGAACTGATTTCAAGAAGTTTATTAGACCAAAATAACTTGTTATTATCTTTTAGCCCATTAGGAGTATTGAATATTTTAAACCCTGTTTCAAAGAATATTTCGATAATTAGCTACACCATTCAACTACTTTTAACTGTTATTTATTCAATAGTAATTTTTTACATTGACACTAAACTATTTGAAAACAAAGAATTCTAA
- a CDS encoding ABC transporter ATP-binding protein — translation MALLQIIGLNKSYNKKKVIEDLSFELQSGEIMGLIGQNGSGKTTIFKTILGLVKKESGEIKINGKSIDGKSKDYLNSIGTIIEYPTFYESLTARQNLMLISSLYDEVNLSKEDLLNYLHLVGLDNSVDCKVSSFSLGMKQRLGLAQALIHQPTILLLDEPFNGLDPIGIKEFRDLLIELSKKGVGIVISSHSLEELSKLVDTVTIINQGKVIFQGKKTEFLSIGSIKNVWLLKTDNLELTKSILNNLNIVFSERIEQLELSLDIESMKEVKEKLLTELLRQDISIINFSEKQNNFEDIFIKMQRDMEV, via the coding sequence ATGGCACTATTACAAATTATTGGTCTAAATAAATCGTATAACAAAAAGAAAGTAATTGAAGATTTGTCATTTGAGTTGCAGAGTGGCGAAATAATGGGCCTCATTGGACAAAATGGTTCTGGGAAAACTACAATATTCAAGACGATTTTAGGTTTAGTAAAAAAAGAATCTGGTGAAATTAAAATCAATGGGAAATCAATTGATGGGAAATCAAAGGACTATTTGAATAGTATTGGTACAATCATTGAATACCCTACATTTTATGAATCTTTAACAGCTAGACAGAATTTAATGCTTATTTCCAGTCTTTATGATGAAGTAAACTTATCAAAAGAAGATCTTTTAAACTATCTGCATTTAGTTGGTTTAGACAATAGTGTGGATTGTAAAGTATCTAGTTTTTCATTAGGTATGAAACAACGTTTGGGTCTTGCTCAAGCCTTAATCCATCAGCCAACTATCTTATTATTAGATGAACCATTCAATGGATTAGATCCCATAGGAATTAAAGAGTTTAGAGACTTGCTCATTGAATTGTCTAAAAAAGGAGTTGGGATTGTAATTTCGAGTCATTCATTGGAAGAATTAAGTAAGTTAGTAGATACAGTTACAATTATCAATCAAGGGAAAGTAATTTTCCAAGGGAAAAAGACAGAATTTTTATCAATTGGATCTATAAAGAACGTTTGGTTGTTGAAAACTGATAACTTAGAACTTACAAAGTCTATCTTAAATAACTTAAACATTGTTTTTTCTGAGAGAATAGAGCAACTTGAGTTATCTTTAGATATAGAATCAATGAAAGAGGTAAAGGAGAAATTACTCACAGAGTTATTACGTCAGGATATCTCCATCATAAATTTTTCTGAGAAACAAAATAATTTTGAAGATATTTTTATCAAAATGCAGAGAGATATGGAGGTTTGA
- a CDS encoding peptidase domain-containing ABC transporter, producing the protein MKNYFRGVMQHDAQDCGAACLTSIIHFWGNNAPMSLIREKMKVDKSGSNFYTIGIVGEQFGLTSTALNGTFDELLEELKNNRLQLPFIAHFLNNHSKGHFVVVYKYSNSKITIFDPGEGKQVLTFEQFNKKWSGSILTFSKNDSWEDNNQFNKNYIKLINVIASERKNFFYTILYSLGISLISIAGAFFYKNVIDNMILNNGKSNTFDGILGQIISRIDLLLLVLVILYFCQLIISLLNGFVLAKMAERINNNLMLLFFSHMIGLPLEFIDRADSGSILSRFHNITEIQNQGINMILSMVLDTILAIVGAIILCSISPILFMSVVVILVIYVFITIIFISPLKNVNRNVQKEHSDLLTIINEVLSGIGTIKLQQGEGRFIHKFHDTTLELSKGLFKILSLKNILNSLVVLVESIGTLIIIWIGSKLVISDTISLGELVAFESLTTFFIIPVKNIIKSFGEFQNTLVSIGRVTDILEIEKEYSDSKSNKSFTKQIKTVQLKNVDYQYNLVNKSLDNIDITINTGSIIGITGTNGSGKTTLLKMIGTLINPKKGEIIYEGTKLSKDRLPDIRSKLAYVSQDPYVFEGTLRDNLTLGNSMIVDEEINRICIEFGLFELTSEGNGLGLFLLENGENLSGGQKQKVGLARAILSNPEILLLDEATSSLDKESEKKVFEYLNSIKKNMIIISIFHEDSFMKFVDRFIVMDRGRIIYDGFPLDK; encoded by the coding sequence ATGAAAAATTATTTTAGAGGAGTAATGCAACATGATGCTCAAGACTGTGGTGCAGCATGCTTAACCTCCATTATACATTTTTGGGGGAATAATGCTCCTATGTCTTTGATAAGGGAAAAAATGAAAGTTGACAAATCGGGCTCTAACTTTTATACAATTGGGATAGTAGGGGAGCAATTTGGGTTAACTTCAACAGCCTTAAATGGTACATTTGATGAGTTATTAGAAGAATTAAAAAATAATAGATTACAGCTTCCTTTTATTGCACATTTTTTAAATAATCATTCAAAAGGGCATTTTGTTGTGGTTTATAAATATAGCAATTCAAAAATTACTATATTTGATCCTGGTGAGGGCAAACAAGTATTAACTTTTGAACAATTTAATAAGAAGTGGTCAGGTTCAATTTTAACTTTTTCAAAAAATGATTCTTGGGAGGATAATAATCAGTTTAATAAAAATTATATTAAACTTATAAATGTCATAGCCTCAGAGAGGAAAAATTTTTTTTACACAATTTTATATTCTTTAGGAATATCATTAATTTCAATAGCTGGAGCTTTCTTTTATAAAAATGTTATAGATAATATGATACTAAATAATGGAAAGTCAAATACTTTTGACGGAATTTTAGGTCAAATTATCTCAAGAATCGATTTATTATTATTGGTTCTTGTCATACTCTATTTTTGTCAGTTAATAATTAGCCTATTAAATGGTTTTGTATTAGCAAAAATGGCCGAAAGAATCAATAATAACTTGATGTTACTTTTCTTCAGTCATATGATTGGCTTACCGCTAGAGTTTATAGATAGAGCTGATTCGGGAAGTATATTATCGAGGTTTCATAATATTACTGAAATTCAAAATCAAGGAATTAATATGATTTTGTCAATGGTTTTAGACACTATATTAGCAATAGTAGGGGCAATCATCTTGTGCTCTATTAGTCCAATTTTATTTATGTCGGTAGTTGTAATATTAGTTATTTATGTATTTATTACAATTATCTTTATTTCACCATTGAAAAATGTTAATCGAAATGTACAAAAAGAGCACTCTGATTTATTAACAATAATTAATGAAGTATTATCTGGAATTGGAACTATAAAATTACAACAGGGAGAAGGAAGATTCATTCATAAATTCCATGATACAACTCTAGAACTTTCTAAAGGTCTTTTTAAAATTTTAAGTTTAAAAAATATTTTAAACTCTTTGGTTGTATTAGTGGAGTCAATAGGTACATTAATAATTATTTGGATAGGTAGCAAATTAGTTATATCTGATACTATCTCATTAGGCGAATTAGTAGCTTTTGAATCACTAACTACTTTTTTTATCATACCTGTAAAAAATATTATTAAATCATTTGGAGAATTTCAAAATACATTAGTTTCTATTGGAAGAGTTACTGATATTTTAGAAATCGAGAAGGAATATTCAGACAGTAAATCTAATAAAAGTTTTACTAAACAGATAAAAACAGTCCAGCTAAAGAATGTAGATTATCAATATAATTTAGTTAATAAAAGTCTCGATAACATTGATATTACAATAAATACAGGTTCAATTATTGGAATAACTGGAACAAATGGTTCTGGGAAAACTACACTATTGAAAATGATAGGTACTCTCATTAATCCAAAGAAGGGAGAGATTATTTATGAGGGGACAAAGCTTTCAAAAGATCGATTACCTGATATAAGAAGTAAGTTAGCATACGTTAGTCAGGATCCCTATGTATTTGAAGGGACACTGAGAGATAATTTAACTTTGGGAAATTCAATGATTGTAGATGAAGAAATCAATAGGATTTGTATCGAATTTGGTTTATTTGAACTTACATCAGAGGGAAATGGGCTAGGGCTATTTCTTCTAGAAAATGGAGAGAACTTATCTGGTGGTCAAAAACAAAAAGTTGGATTAGCTAGAGCTATACTAAGTAATCCTGAAATTTTATTATTAGATGAGGCGACAAGTAGTTTGGATAAAGAATCCGAGAAAAAAGTTTTTGAATATTTAAATTCAATTAAAAAAAACATGATAATAATAAGTATTTTTCATGAAGATAGCTTCATGAAATTTGTAGATAGATTTATTGTTATGGATAGAGGAAGAATCATTTATGATGGATTTCCCTTAGATAAGTAA
- a CDS encoding YiiX/YebB-like N1pC/P60 family cysteine hydrolase, with product MRKFTRIIIMSMVFILSFQNIKIVNVDTISNTESSDKEQSILNDIPNKEMEYKEYGLNAPVLGDLKTMERTSVGSWSWRDGLICVTDQGFGVGPFNTWHAGIIAPQKNYSVAEAANSNSPVRLRKGKWTQGTVWQVGVKTTTIQQDWNAGHWAGEQVGKPYNLNFWNARQTNSFYCSQLVWAAYYYTSGIDLNKSDNDIGSAIAIHPGEFVKNSKTTIVYRNR from the coding sequence ATGAGAAAATTTACAAGAATAATCATAATGTCGATGGTATTCATTCTTAGTTTTCAAAATATAAAAATTGTGAATGTAGATACAATTAGTAATACCGAAAGTAGCGATAAAGAACAAAGTATTCTAAATGATATTCCAAATAAAGAAATGGAATATAAAGAGTACGGTCTAAATGCTCCTGTATTAGGTGATTTAAAAACAATGGAACGGACAAGTGTTGGTTCGTGGAGCTGGCGAGACGGTCTAATTTGTGTAACAGATCAAGGTTTTGGGGTAGGCCCCTTTAATACTTGGCATGCTGGAATAATTGCGCCACAAAAAAATTACTCTGTTGCAGAGGCAGCTAATAGTAATAGTCCTGTAAGATTAAGAAAAGGAAAGTGGACTCAAGGAACTGTTTGGCAAGTAGGAGTAAAGACAACAACTATTCAACAAGATTGGAATGCCGGTCATTGGGCAGGTGAGCAGGTAGGAAAACCCTATAATTTAAATTTTTGGAATGCTCGACAAACAAATAGTTTTTATTGTTCTCAACTTGTATGGGCTGCGTATTACTACACATCAGGAATCGATTTGAATAAAAGTGACAATGATATTGGCTCAGCAATTGCAATTCATCCGGGTGAATTTGTTAAAAATTCTAAGACAACTATTGTATACAGAAATAGATAG
- a CDS encoding putative bacteriocin export ABC transporter → MISVEHLTKSFGQRTVFQDLSLQLTEGKVYALIGNSGCGKTTLLNILAKIEPYEEGSISYQGQELKQIKQHHFFKNELGYLFQNFGLLENETIAKNLDLGLIGQKLTKKEKKQQEEEVLKKVGLAYLALDQKIYELSGGEAQRVALAKVILKDPPLILADELTAALDPETSQEVMDLLLMLKKQDRLIIIATHNPVIWEKADEMIRLD, encoded by the coding sequence ATGATTAGCGTAGAACATTTAACCAAATCATTTGGCCAACGAACGGTCTTTCAAGATTTGAGTTTGCAATTAACAGAAGGTAAGGTCTATGCTCTGATCGGAAATAGTGGGTGTGGTAAAACAACCTTGCTTAATATCTTGGCGAAGATAGAGCCTTATGAAGAAGGGAGTATAAGCTATCAAGGGCAAGAACTGAAACAAATCAAACAGCATCACTTCTTTAAGAATGAATTAGGTTATCTCTTTCAAAACTTTGGCCTACTTGAAAACGAGACTATCGCTAAAAACTTAGATTTGGGATTGATTGGTCAAAAATTAACGAAAAAAGAGAAGAAGCAGCAAGAAGAAGAAGTGCTCAAAAAAGTAGGATTGGCTTACCTTGCTCTGGATCAAAAGATTTATGAATTATCGGGGGGAGAGGCGCAACGTGTCGCATTAGCTAAAGTTATTTTAAAAGATCCACCTTTAATTTTGGCAGATGAACTAACTGCAGCACTGGATCCAGAAACCTCACAAGAGGTGATGGACTTGCTCTTAATGTTAAAGAAGCAAGATCGTTTAATCATTATCGCAACCCATAATCCAGTGATTTGGGAAAAAGCCGACGAAATGATAAGGCTCGACTAG
- a CDS encoding DUF1430 domain-containing protein, with the protein MKRLFILFSNLFILIFLLWIAFISPNTVIHRSLPVIGILQQEKEVVYEELSSSLDQLAKENNSLIARQIQKTDSKGQVKFSYDIYGEGTLPNGIKKEEKEFVAKESLLTNYYILSGNLTLEKLDQKLHDLGFSKSFMNKPNPLQNFMVFFGSGSQSLALVIFIISFGALTIIQKTLEMRSAGIRYISGIRRYQLFGHSLMEDGKELFIGCIGGSVLGAILIYYLQLTPFAYSLIISASIIYNTLLFILSTFLSFFFAFSIQTVHLVSLLKGKIPLKRVLFFLFTCQFLAITVIGLSIHRVSIYGSIWQTYQEGSLAWSKETNWIQISLNRENVLQTTNKEMQIEQRAKWSKLIESGIEKGGLLVHHQLAAFNSKGFMNDPRTGRELSITDYDPLANTLYVTPNYLDIQKILVSPEEKERLNHLQAGEFGLLLPEKLKGQEEELKKRYEDYLTPSDEQGKSQLPMKARVTYLPNNQKRFIYNNTPMSYQQFLTDPILVVVLPRSFGGYDNPYFSHLNSYLYFDGLEKSKKLVVENGLEKNVSQYDYAASVYQQMIQTIQLENLITIAGGIFAIATSILLFNTMNFLYFEEFRRPIFLKKIAGLGFVKIHQMILLSESILLLLGSFLTFLLTQEWWIALVTLLLFITNAWFILLYRSHKEDHLLATVLKGA; encoded by the coding sequence ATGAAACGTTTATTTATACTTTTCTCGAACCTTTTTATTCTAATCTTTCTGCTTTGGATTGCCTTTATTTCACCTAATACGGTCATCCATCGAAGCCTACCTGTAATAGGGATTCTTCAACAAGAAAAGGAAGTTGTTTATGAAGAGCTTTCATCTAGCTTAGATCAGTTAGCAAAGGAAAACAATAGTTTGATTGCTCGTCAGATTCAAAAAACAGATTCTAAAGGGCAAGTCAAGTTTTCGTATGATATCTACGGAGAAGGAACACTTCCTAATGGCATCAAAAAAGAAGAGAAAGAATTCGTTGCAAAGGAAAGTTTGCTTACCAATTACTATATACTATCTGGGAATTTAACCCTTGAAAAATTGGATCAAAAACTCCACGATCTTGGTTTTTCAAAAAGTTTCATGAATAAGCCCAATCCCCTGCAAAATTTTATGGTATTTTTTGGTTCGGGTTCCCAATCTCTAGCCTTGGTTATTTTTATCATCAGCTTTGGTGCATTGACCATTATTCAAAAAACACTTGAAATGAGAAGTGCAGGGATTCGTTATATTTCTGGAATAAGACGATACCAGCTCTTTGGACATTCTCTCATGGAAGATGGTAAAGAATTGTTTATAGGGTGTATTGGTGGAAGTGTCCTAGGAGCTATTCTGATTTATTATTTACAATTGACCCCTTTTGCCTATTCTCTCATCATTTCAGCTAGTATTATTTACAATACACTTTTATTTATTTTATCTACTTTCCTATCCTTTTTCTTTGCATTCAGTATTCAGACAGTACACTTGGTTAGCCTTTTAAAGGGGAAAATTCCATTAAAAAGAGTCTTGTTTTTTCTCTTTACATGTCAATTTCTTGCAATCACTGTCATTGGTCTCTCAATTCATCGTGTCAGCATCTATGGCTCTATCTGGCAGACTTATCAAGAGGGAAGTTTGGCTTGGTCTAAAGAGACAAATTGGATACAAATTAGTTTGAATCGGGAAAATGTTTTACAAACGACAAACAAAGAAATGCAAATTGAACAAAGAGCTAAATGGTCTAAACTGATCGAGTCTGGCATTGAAAAAGGTGGACTTTTGGTCCATCATCAGCTTGCCGCATTTAATTCAAAAGGCTTCATGAACGATCCTAGAACAGGGAGAGAGCTTTCGATCACAGATTACGATCCTCTTGCCAACACCCTGTATGTAACACCAAATTACCTTGATATCCAAAAGATCTTAGTATCCCCTGAGGAAAAAGAGCGCTTGAATCACTTGCAAGCTGGAGAATTTGGACTCTTGCTTCCTGAAAAGTTGAAAGGGCAAGAAGAGGAGTTGAAAAAACGCTATGAAGATTATCTGACTCCTAGTGATGAACAAGGAAAGAGTCAGTTGCCTATGAAAGCACGGGTGACCTATCTTCCTAACAACCAAAAACGATTTATCTATAATAATACACCGATGAGCTATCAGCAATTCTTGACAGACCCGATTTTGGTTGTTGTTCTACCTAGAAGCTTTGGTGGCTACGATAATCCTTATTTCTCTCATCTTAATTCTTATCTTTACTTTGATGGTCTGGAAAAAAGCAAGAAACTAGTAGTTGAGAATGGGCTTGAAAAAAATGTTAGTCAATATGACTATGCGGCGTCTGTATACCAGCAGATGATCCAAACCATTCAATTAGAGAATCTCATTACCATTGCAGGAGGAATCTTTGCAATAGCTACTTCCATACTACTCTTTAACACCATGAATTTCCTCTATTTTGAAGAGTTTAGAAGACCAATCTTCTTGAAGAAGATTGCAGGTCTGGGATTTGTAAAGATTCACCAAATGATTTTGCTCTCAGAAAGTATCCTCTTACTATTAGGAAGCTTCCTGACATTCCTTCTCACTCAAGAATGGTGGATTGCTCTTGTCACTCTCTTGCTATTTATTACTAATGCTTGGTTCATTCTCCTGTATCGGTCTCATAAAGAAGACCACTTGTTAGCCACTGTACTGAAAGGAGCCTAA
- a CDS encoding lactococcin 972 family bacteriocin, which translates to MKTSKIILSVLTVIISCSLACPVFADWVSGGNWSYGGYHNPGNWGAFSNYFHDYRWHWSSVARASDSRSNVGYASAHYTSRSFINTSFGEVAYFNYGF; encoded by the coding sequence ATGAAAACGAGTAAAATTATCCTTTCTGTCTTAACTGTAATTATTAGTTGTAGCTTAGCGTGTCCTGTCTTTGCTGATTGGGTATCTGGTGGTAACTGGAGTTACGGAGGTTATCATAATCCAGGCAATTGGGGAGCATTCTCAAATTATTTCCACGACTATCGATGGCATTGGTCAAGTGTGGCTCGAGCAAGTGACAGCAGATCTAATGTAGGTTATGCTTCTGCTCATTACACATCAAGATCGTTCATAAATACAAGTTTTGGTGAAGTTGCATACTTTAATTATGGATTTTAA
- a CDS encoding LrgB family protein has product MANFASNPLFGIVLSIWAYLIGMLIFRRYPHPITTPLLVATVIVILFLMITGISYKDYYVGGSLLNQLIGPSTVALGIPLYKSFHLMKHHARSILIGSTVAVIVNTIFTALIAKAFGMKYFLAISLFPKSVTTAMAVGITEKMQGITTITLVVVVATGLLTSVLGPTILKLLKIKDPVAIGLALGGTGHAVGTGTAFKYGHVAGAMAGLAIGITGILYVFISPIVASMILS; this is encoded by the coding sequence ATGGCTAATTTTGCGAGTAATCCTTTATTTGGGATTGTCTTATCTATTTGGGCTTATTTGATTGGAATGTTAATTTTCCGCAGGTATCCTCATCCAATAACAACGCCACTTTTAGTGGCTACAGTTATCGTTATCTTATTCTTAATGATTACAGGAATTTCTTATAAAGATTACTATGTCGGTGGTTCCCTGTTAAATCAGTTGATTGGACCATCGACAGTCGCCTTGGGGATTCCTCTCTATAAGAGTTTCCATTTGATGAAGCATCATGCACGGAGTATTCTGATCGGCTCGACAGTGGCAGTTATTGTGAATACGATTTTTACAGCATTGATCGCGAAAGCATTTGGAATGAAGTACTTTCTAGCCATTTCGCTCTTTCCAAAATCAGTTACGACTGCAATGGCAGTTGGGATTACTGAAAAAATGCAAGGAATTACGACCATCACTCTTGTGGTAGTTGTAGCAACTGGATTATTAACAAGTGTCTTGGGCCCAACGATATTGAAACTGTTAAAAATAAAAGATCCAGTAGCTATTGGGTTAGCCCTTGGCGGAACAGGACATGCAGTAGGAACAGGGACAGCGTTTAAGTATGGTCATGTGGCCGGTGCTATGGCAGGATTGGCAATTGGGATCACAGGAATTTTGTATGTATTCATTAGTCCAATTGTGGCTTCGATGATTTTATCCTAA
- a CDS encoding CidA/LrgA family protein — translation MKLYVQLTIIFTISLIGEIISDGLHLPIPGSMIGLLILFLLLQFKLLRMRHVNMVGNFLLANMTILFLPPAVGIMDKFHVIAPYLFPIMLILVGALVINVALIAIVVSFIKNRFEGDYPEGGRKHG, via the coding sequence ATGAAATTATATGTACAACTGACGATTATATTCACGATTTCATTAATTGGTGAAATCATTTCGGATGGGTTGCACTTACCAATTCCTGGAAGTATGATCGGGCTGTTGATCCTATTTTTATTATTGCAGTTTAAGTTACTACGCATGCGCCACGTCAATATGGTAGGAAATTTTTTATTAGCAAACATGACGATTTTATTTCTTCCCCCTGCTGTCGGTATCATGGATAAATTTCATGTGATTGCTCCTTATCTATTTCCGATCATGTTGATTCTAGTTGGAGCCTTGGTTATCAATGTGGCTTTAATTGCAATTGTGGTTAGTTTTATAAAAAATCGTTTTGAAGGTGATTATCCAGAAGGGGGACGCAAGCATGGCTAA
- a CDS encoding BaiN/RdsA family NAD(P)/FAD-dependent oxidoreductase produces MTHFHTIVIGGGPAGMMATIASASYGQPTLLIEKNKKLGKKLAGTGGGRCNVTNNGTLDDLMAGIPGNGRFLYSVFSQFDNHDIIQFFTDNGVKLKVEDHGRVFPVSDQSRTIIQALENKILELGASIATNCEVVSVTKPEDVFIIKSSEHTWTADKLVVTTGGKSYPSTGSTGYGYEIARHFKHTITDLEAAESPLLTDFPHKALQGISLTDITLSYDKHMITHDLLFTHFGLSGPAALRMSSFVKGGEILSLDLLPTTSSQDLKDFLEEHREKAIKNSLKTLLPERLADFLAQGFPEKAKQLTPSQTEELIQKIKEMPIPVTGKMSLAKSFVTKGGVSLKEINPKTLESKLVPGLHFAGEVLDINAHTGGFNITSALCTGWVAGSPHY; encoded by the coding sequence ATGACTCATTTTCACACCATTGTCATCGGTGGTGGCCCAGCAGGTATGATGGCGACCATTGCCAGTGCCTCTTATGGCCAACCTACGCTACTGATCGAAAAAAATAAAAAGCTCGGTAAGAAACTCGCTGGTACCGGAGGAGGCCGCTGTAATGTCACGAACAACGGGACCTTAGACGATTTGATGGCCGGTATCCCTGGAAATGGCCGTTTTCTTTACAGTGTGTTTTCCCAATTTGATAATCATGATATCATCCAATTTTTCACCGATAATGGCGTCAAGCTAAAAGTCGAAGATCATGGTCGGGTCTTTCCTGTTAGTGATCAATCCCGCACCATTATTCAAGCTTTAGAGAATAAGATCCTTGAGCTAGGTGCTAGCATTGCCACCAACTGTGAAGTGGTTTCTGTCACCAAGCCCGAGGACGTCTTTATCATCAAGTCTTCTGAGCATACGTGGACAGCTGACAAGCTAGTCGTTACAACTGGTGGCAAATCTTACCCATCGACTGGCTCTACGGGTTATGGGTATGAGATTGCCCGTCACTTCAAGCATACCATCACCGATCTCGAAGCGGCAGAGAGTCCTCTGTTGACAGATTTTCCCCATAAGGCCTTGCAAGGAATCTCGCTAACAGATATCACACTGAGCTATGACAAACACATGATCACCCACGATCTTCTCTTTACTCATTTTGGACTTTCGGGTCCTGCAGCTCTTCGGATGTCCAGCTTTGTTAAGGGCGGGGAAATCTTGTCTCTGGATCTCCTGCCAACCACTTCTTCTCAAGATCTAAAAGACTTCCTCGAAGAGCATCGAGAAAAGGCCATTAAAAATAGCCTCAAAACCCTTCTTCCTGAGCGTCTAGCTGATTTCTTAGCCCAAGGATTCCCTGAAAAAGCCAAACAGCTGACTCCTAGTCAGACAGAAGAGCTGATCCAAAAGATAAAAGAAATGCCCATTCCAGTCACTGGTAAGATGTCTCTAGCCAAATCCTTTGTGACCAAGGGAGGGGTTAGCCTCAAAGAAATCAACCCTAAAACCTTAGAAAGTAAGCTAGTTCCTGGACTCCACTTTGCAGGAGAGGTCCTCGATATCAATGCCCATACAGGCGGTTTTAATATCACATCCGCCCTCTGTACCGGTTGGGTAGCAGGAAGCCCTCATTACTGA
- the gla gene encoding aquaglyceroporin Gla produces MDFDFSVKLMTEFFGTALLLILGNGAVANVELKGTKGHQSGWLVIAIGYGMGVMMPALMFGNVSGNHINPAFTLGLAVSGLFPWANVLPYIAAQLLGAMFGQLVVVAAHRPYYLQTENPNNILGTFSTISSLDKGTPESRKAATINGFINEFAGSFVLFFCALGLTKNFFGAEVAGLAQKAATEQGGVFDATSTAAKLALSQAHAPGLGIAHLALGFLVMALVTSLGGPTGPGLNPARDFGPRLVHAFLPKSVLGEHKGDSKWWYAWVPVVAPILAAILAVLLFKVIYLG; encoded by the coding sequence ATGGATTTTGATTTTAGTGTTAAACTCATGACTGAGTTTTTCGGGACAGCATTGCTACTTATTCTCGGAAACGGTGCTGTTGCAAACGTTGAATTAAAAGGAACTAAAGGTCATCAAAGCGGATGGCTTGTCATTGCGATCGGGTACGGAATGGGTGTCATGATGCCAGCCTTGATGTTTGGTAACGTTTCAGGAAACCACATTAATCCAGCCTTTACTCTTGGACTTGCGGTTAGCGGACTCTTCCCATGGGCCAATGTTTTACCATACATCGCTGCTCAACTTCTTGGAGCTATGTTTGGACAATTGGTTGTCGTTGCTGCTCACCGTCCATACTATCTCCAGACTGAAAATCCTAACAACATCTTGGGAACATTCTCAACGATTTCTAGTTTGGATAAAGGAACTCCTGAATCACGTAAGGCTGCTACCATCAATGGTTTTATCAACGAGTTTGCAGGATCTTTCGTCCTTTTCTTTTGTGCACTTGGATTAACCAAGAATTTCTTCGGTGCAGAAGTTGCAGGCCTTGCACAAAAAGCTGCTACTGAACAAGGAGGAGTCTTCGATGCTACCTCAACAGCAGCGAAATTGGCTTTATCACAAGCACATGCCCCTGGTCTAGGAATTGCTCACTTGGCCCTTGGTTTCCTTGTTATGGCTCTTGTCACATCACTCGGTGGTCCTACTGGACCTGGTTTGAACCCTGCACGTGACTTTGGTCCTCGTTTGGTTCACGCCTTCCTTCCAAAGTCTGTCTTAGGAGAGCACAAGGGTGATTCTAAATGGTGGTATGCTTGGGTACCCGTTGTAGCCCCAATTCTTGCTGCTATCTTAGCTGTACTATTGTTCAAAGTTATCTATCTTGGATAA